In the genome of Candidatus Chromulinivoraceae bacterium, one region contains:
- the ftsH gene encoding ATP-dependent zinc metalloprotease FtsH, with product MPKPQSPKNKMSNMIRLSLFWAILVFVILVVVALVSPHGDLKTVPISQVIQEANNGQIKRIEIQGNDIKVTPSDQTQPTEKSVKEGGSSLYEQGLQHNKTEVDVTQPSDVGNTIWNLAIIIVPTLLIAGFFMFMMRQAQGQNNQAMGFGKSKAKLYGIDKEKVVFDDIAGNDSAKQDLEEVVDFLKHPKKYESLGAKIPKGVLLVGNPGTGKTMLARAVAGEANVPFFSISGSEFVEMFVGVGASRVRDLFAKAKKNSPAIIFIDEIDAVGRRRGSGMGGGHDEREQTLNQILVEMDGFETGTNVIVLAATNRADVLDPALLRPGRFDRRTNIMLPERRDRESILKVHFKNKPVDESVNIGALAAKTAGSSGADLANMVNEAAIIAARRNAKKISNADLTEAFEKIAIGPERKTKIMNEEEKKMTAYHEAGHAIVGHVLPDSDPVHKVTIIPRGGTGGVTWFLPPEDRNYTNVYEFKDILARAMGGRVAEKLLYGPDGITTGAGSDLRKATEIARDMVIEQGMGSKLRDQVFHEDNGGMVFDRITHERPYSDDTAKEIDKEVEALIKEAAKRAEAVISHNREGLDKLAKALLEDETIEESQVKQILKDTTLPTEAKLH from the coding sequence ATGCCAAAGCCACAATCGCCTAAGAATAAGATGAGTAACATGATTCGCTTGAGTCTTTTTTGGGCCATCTTAGTATTTGTAATACTAGTCGTCGTCGCACTCGTATCGCCACATGGCGATCTAAAAACCGTGCCGATTTCACAGGTTATACAAGAGGCAAACAACGGACAAATTAAGCGTATCGAGATTCAGGGTAATGACATTAAAGTTACGCCGAGTGATCAAACTCAGCCAACAGAGAAGTCTGTCAAAGAAGGCGGTAGTAGTCTCTATGAGCAGGGACTGCAGCACAATAAGACTGAGGTTGACGTTACCCAGCCATCTGATGTTGGCAATACTATCTGGAACCTCGCGATTATTATCGTGCCTACCCTTCTAATTGCTGGCTTCTTTATGTTTATGATGCGCCAGGCACAAGGTCAAAACAACCAAGCCATGGGCTTTGGTAAGTCTAAGGCTAAACTGTATGGCATCGACAAAGAGAAAGTGGTCTTTGATGATATTGCAGGTAACGACTCTGCTAAACAGGATCTTGAGGAAGTTGTAGATTTCTTGAAACATCCAAAGAAGTATGAGAGTCTTGGAGCTAAGATCCCTAAGGGTGTATTGCTTGTTGGTAATCCAGGTACTGGTAAAACAATGCTTGCTCGCGCTGTCGCAGGCGAGGCTAACGTACCATTCTTTTCTATCTCTGGTTCAGAGTTTGTAGAAATGTTTGTTGGTGTGGGTGCATCTCGTGTACGTGATTTGTTTGCAAAGGCTAAAAAGAACTCACCGGCTATCATCTTTATTGATGAGATTGATGCAGTTGGTCGCCGCCGTGGGTCTGGTATGGGTGGCGGACACGATGAACGCGAACAAACGCTCAACCAAATTTTGGTTGAAATGGATGGTTTCGAAACTGGTACGAATGTTATCGTGCTAGCGGCAACTAACCGCGCAGACGTACTCGATCCAGCACTACTTCGTCCGGGTCGGTTTGACCGCCGAACGAACATTATGTTGCCAGAACGACGCGATCGTGAGTCGATCCTTAAGGTTCACTTTAAAAACAAGCCTGTGGACGAATCGGTAAATATCGGGGCACTTGCCGCTAAAACTGCCGGTTCATCTGGTGCGGACCTTGCCAATATGGTGAACGAGGCTGCAATTATTGCCGCACGTCGCAACGCTAAAAAAATTAGCAACGCAGATTTAACTGAAGCATTCGAAAAAATTGCAATTGGTCCAGAGCGTAAGACCAAGATCATGAACGAAGAAGAGAAGAAAATGACCGCATACCACGAAGCTGGGCACGCTATTGTTGGTCATGTGCTTCCAGATAGTGATCCTGTTCACAAGGTAACGATCATCCCTCGTGGCGGTACTGGTGGTGTGACATGGTTCTTGCCGCCTGAAGACCGAAACTACACAAATGTCTACGAATTTAAAGACATCCTTGCTCGCGCTATGGGTGGTCGTGTGGCTGAAAAGCTCCTTTACGGTCCAGACGGCATTACCACTGGTGCTGGCTCGGATCTTCGCAAGGCAACTGAAATTGCGCGCGACATGGTAATTGAACAGGGTATGGGAAGTAAGCTGCGTGACCAAGTCTTCCACGAAGATAACGGGGGCATGGTCTTTGACCGGATTACCCACGAGCGCCCGTACAGCGACGATACTGCTAAAGAGATCGACAAGGAAGTTGAGGCACTCATTAAAGAGGCGGCTAAGCGTGCTGAGGCAGTTATCTCACACAACCGTGAAGGTCTGGATAAACTTGCAAAAGCGCTGCTTGAAGATGAGACCATCGAAGAATCTCAAGTTAAGCAAATCCTTAAAGATACAACCTTACCAACGGAGGCTAAGCTTCACTAA
- the tilS gene encoding tRNA lysidine(34) synthetase TilS, producing the protein MRYLLAISGGIDSVVLLDMLVADGGHELLVAHFDHGIRDDSAADARFVEQLAKKYGLSFVTKREELGKKASEELARDRRYVFLRGEAKKHQAQLVTAHHADDIIETIAINILRGTGWRGLAVLDAPDITRPLLQLTKQDIRTYARIKRLEWVEDSTNSETQYLRNRVRRAITSLLPLENKQGLLDLWRSQLVIKNAIEREANVLARGTEHSRYFFTQIDPPVATELLKIIIASEGVSATRPQLEHTLLAIKVARPGSSQDISEGSVITFTQRSFVVKTS; encoded by the coding sequence GTGCGTTACCTTCTAGCAATTAGTGGTGGTATAGACTCGGTCGTGCTATTGGATATGCTCGTGGCAGATGGTGGTCACGAATTACTAGTAGCACATTTTGACCACGGTATTCGGGATGATTCAGCTGCGGACGCACGGTTTGTTGAACAACTGGCTAAAAAATACGGTTTGTCATTTGTAACTAAGCGGGAAGAACTGGGAAAAAAGGCGAGTGAAGAGCTGGCGCGTGATCGGCGCTATGTCTTCCTACGCGGAGAAGCTAAAAAGCACCAAGCTCAACTTGTAACGGCGCATCATGCTGACGACATTATAGAAACAATCGCTATCAATATACTCCGCGGAACGGGTTGGCGAGGACTTGCTGTATTAGACGCACCGGATATTACACGACCACTACTACAACTTACCAAGCAGGATATTCGCACATACGCTCGTATAAAACGACTCGAATGGGTAGAGGACAGTACTAATAGTGAAACACAGTACTTGCGTAACCGTGTTCGTCGGGCTATCACTTCCCTACTGCCTCTGGAAAACAAGCAAGGATTGCTTGATCTTTGGCGCAGCCAGCTTGTTATAAAAAATGCTATCGAGCGAGAAGCGAACGTATTAGCTCGGGGCACTGAGCATTCTCGCTATTTTTTCACTCAGATCGATCCACCAGTTGCGACCGAACTACTGAAGATAATTATTGCAAGTGAGGGTGTATCAGCAACTCGGCCGCAATTAGAGCATACACTCCTTGCTATTAAGGTAGCCCGGCCGGGCAGCTCACAAGATATCTCGGAAGGGTCTGTTATAACTTTCACGCAGCGTTCTTTTGTTGTTAAAACCTCTTGA
- a CDS encoding type II secretion system protein: protein MKKVRGFTIVELLIVIVVIAILATIVIVSYNGAQNKAQQAKIQADLTNVRQLVENYFAQHGSYPFTASNLNPDWGTTTARTDANCSIGTHTSDWVPGLGVSLPQSTPSTGVGHYPGCYIYASDGTSYIISAWNMLTQPQNTVSYRRLGFREMDPSHTYAIFYLCNFNGTIGGTGSGTYDIAQDYYKHSITLSNITSSGSGLTCNETPPSGA from the coding sequence ATGAAAAAAGTACGTGGCTTTACGATTGTTGAACTTCTCATTGTCATTGTAGTGATAGCTATTTTGGCAACCATCGTTATTGTGTCCTATAATGGAGCGCAAAATAAGGCCCAACAGGCTAAGATCCAGGCCGACCTTACGAATGTCCGTCAGCTCGTCGAAAATTACTTTGCACAACATGGTAGTTATCCGTTTACGGCGTCTAACTTAAACCCTGACTGGGGAACTACAACAGCTAGGACAGATGCTAACTGTAGTATTGGAACGCATACGTCCGATTGGGTACCTGGGCTTGGTGTATCACTTCCGCAAAGTACGCCATCAACCGGTGTGGGCCATTACCCCGGTTGTTATATTTACGCAAGCGATGGCACAAGTTATATTATTTCTGCTTGGAATATGCTGACCCAGCCACAGAATACTGTATCGTATCGACGCTTAGGCTTTCGTGAAATGGATCCGTCGCATACCTATGCAATTTTCTATTTATGCAATTTTAACGGTACAATCGGAGGTACGGGCTCGGGGACATACGATATTGCCCAAGATTACTACAAACACTCCATTACCCTCTCCAATATTACAAGCAGCGGTAGTGGCCTGACGTGTAATGAAACGCCGCCATCAGGCGCGTAA
- a CDS encoding pentapeptide repeat-containing protein: protein MKVSLPQLLAKLEPIEIEQFLDGDVENSVLQYADAINYSATSLDISSTKIEHSQFTTAQFERCNARDFMVTKTDLSAANLSNGTFNRTEFTDCRMSGLDFSRTSLHDVIFRGCKLDMANLRFSDLRRVRFIDCTLQETDFLNARLVDVTFEASTLEKTIFERASCKKVDFRTSELIEIIGWKYLKDATIDAVQLARIAPYLARELGITVS from the coding sequence ATGAAAGTCAGTCTGCCACAACTTCTCGCAAAACTTGAACCTATAGAAATAGAACAGTTTCTAGATGGGGACGTTGAAAACTCAGTTTTACAATATGCTGATGCGATAAATTACAGTGCAACTTCCCTAGATATTTCAAGCACAAAAATAGAACACTCTCAATTTACCACAGCGCAGTTTGAGCGCTGCAATGCGCGTGATTTTATGGTAACCAAAACGGATCTCTCGGCTGCAAACCTTTCTAATGGTACGTTTAATCGCACTGAGTTTACCGATTGCCGCATGTCTGGTTTGGACTTTAGTCGAACCTCTTTACATGACGTTATTTTTCGTGGCTGTAAACTTGATATGGCTAATCTGAGATTTTCAGATCTTCGGCGGGTACGATTCATAGACTGTACATTACAGGAGACGGACTTTTTAAACGCACGACTCGTGGATGTGACGTTTGAGGCAAGTACGCTTGAAAAGACAATATTTGAGCGAGCGAGTTGCAAGAAGGTAGATTTTAGAACGTCGGAGCTGATCGAAATAATAGGGTGGAAATACCTAAAAGATGCGACGATTGACGCTGTACAGTTGGCCAGGATTGCGCCCTATTTGGCACGCGAACTAGGCATCACGGTCTCCTAA
- a CDS encoding class F sortase, whose amino-acid sequence MRIKRTHKNLRRLQELSRLMRVVVSGLCILVGQVILQDMAQSNPLPFTTTTTYIGQQKPPSALPETITIPSIGVSASIAFAGLKADGTMDIKKNPDETAWYQFGTRPGDEGSAVIAGHSGWTGLHGSVFNDIYKLKKGDKISVLDQKGHMKTFAVTDSKQYSPTANASSVFQSSDGKSHLNLITCDGAWVNATDSDSSRLVVFSVLE is encoded by the coding sequence ATGCGTATCAAACGCACCCATAAGAACCTCAGAAGGTTACAAGAGCTTTCTCGGCTCATGCGGGTGGTTGTAAGTGGACTTTGCATACTTGTAGGACAAGTTATCTTACAAGATATGGCTCAGAGTAACCCACTTCCATTTACTACTACGACTACGTACATAGGCCAACAAAAGCCGCCATCGGCGTTACCAGAGACTATCACCATTCCATCTATCGGCGTGAGTGCCTCTATTGCGTTTGCCGGTCTAAAGGCGGATGGTACTATGGATATAAAAAAGAACCCGGATGAGACAGCCTGGTATCAGTTTGGTACCCGTCCGGGGGATGAGGGGAGCGCAGTAATAGCAGGACATTCAGGCTGGACTGGATTGCATGGCTCTGTATTTAATGATATTTATAAACTAAAAAAAGGCGATAAGATTTCTGTGCTTGACCAAAAGGGGCATATGAAAACATTTGCCGTAACTGATAGCAAGCAGTATAGCCCAACGGCCAATGCGTCTTCAGTCTTTCAATCTTCGGATGGTAAGAGCCACTTAAACCTAATTACATGTGATGGTGCTTGGGTTAACGCTACGGATAGTGACTCAAGCCGACTGGTGGTGTTTAGCGTTTTGGAGTAG
- a CDS encoding ice-binding family protein, translated as MGKTSRKILNSLFVSGAVVAAGIITSASTARAAQSTVSLGTATPFAILAGTPNITDAGNASVILGNVGLSPASGAGIGLNCSQVTGTIYSVDAAGPLPCRITNGPLLVGAKNDLTTAYTDASGRTPVTTVPTELGGTTKTAGVYDSASTTFGITAGAGALVLDGQNDPSSVFIFEANFNGTGLTVGSGSTVSLINGAQACNVFWRVNTASINTTANFKGTILALNSISVNNGATIEGRLLARNGNVTLNTDTITVPTCASTTGGGSGSTSVPGLPNTGSNQNVLPLVVSTLSASTAAILVMFFIRKKRTN; from the coding sequence ATGGGAAAAACTAGTAGGAAAATACTTAATAGTTTATTTGTAAGCGGAGCGGTTGTTGCGGCCGGCATTATAACGAGTGCATCAACAGCACGCGCGGCGCAGTCCACTGTTAGTCTAGGAACCGCCACGCCGTTCGCTATATTGGCTGGTACTCCTAATATCACTGACGCTGGAAATGCATCGGTGATTCTTGGTAATGTAGGCTTGAGTCCTGCGTCGGGTGCAGGCATTGGACTTAACTGTTCGCAAGTGACTGGTACGATATATTCGGTTGATGCAGCCGGTCCTCTCCCATGTCGGATAACGAATGGCCCACTGTTAGTGGGAGCGAAGAATGACCTTACCACTGCTTATACGGACGCATCAGGTCGTACGCCGGTTACGACGGTGCCAACCGAGCTTGGTGGAACTACTAAAACGGCTGGCGTTTACGACTCTGCCTCGACAACGTTTGGTATTACCGCAGGTGCCGGTGCGCTTGTGCTAGATGGTCAAAACGATCCATCATCTGTATTTATTTTTGAAGCAAATTTTAATGGTACCGGGTTAACTGTTGGATCGGGTAGTACCGTATCGCTCATAAATGGAGCTCAGGCTTGTAATGTTTTTTGGCGAGTTAATACAGCTTCTATCAATACAACGGCTAATTTTAAGGGCACGATCCTCGCTTTAAACTCTATCTCAGTTAATAACGGCGCCACTATTGAGGGGCGACTTTTGGCGAGAAATGGAAATGTGACGCTTAATACTGATACGATTACGGTGCCTACATGTGCATCCACCACTGGCGGCGGTAGCGGATCTACCAGTGTGCCAGGGTTACCCAACACGGGTTCTAACCAAAACGTGCTGCCACTTGTTGTTAGCACGTTAAGCGCGAGTACTGCTGCTATCCTGGTAATGTTCTTTATCCGTAAAAAACGCACCAACTAA